From a single Agrobacterium tumefaciens genomic region:
- a CDS encoding Na+/H+ antiporter subunit C, which yields MEAVFSILVGIFFSVAIYLMLSRHSIRVLLGIAILGNAVNLLLFTAGRLTREVPPIIPAGMDALPAGAANPLPQALILTAIVISFSFFCFLLVLTWRAFQELQTDDTDEMRTAEPAGEPMPPLGY from the coding sequence ATGGAAGCGGTCTTCTCCATTCTCGTCGGCATCTTCTTTTCGGTGGCGATCTATCTCATGCTTTCGCGACACAGCATCCGCGTGCTGCTCGGCATCGCCATTCTCGGCAATGCGGTCAACCTGCTGCTGTTCACCGCAGGCCGGCTGACGCGTGAAGTGCCGCCGATCATCCCGGCCGGCATGGATGCCCTGCCGGCGGGTGCTGCCAATCCGCTGCCGCAGGCGCTGATCCTCACGGCAATCGTGATTTCCTTTTCCTTCTTCTGTTTCCTTCTGGTGCTGACCTGGCGTGCCTTCCAGGAATTGCAGACCGACGATACGGACGAAATGCGCACCGCAGAACCGGCCGGCGAGCCTATGCCGCCGCTCGGTTATTGA
- the msrB gene encoding peptide-methionine (R)-S-oxide reductase MsrB, with the protein MSDLTPPKVNKSDADWREQLTPEQYHILREHGTERPFTGPYWNSTEKGLYRCAACDEPLFLSDTKFDAGCGWPSYFEPIKPDAVTELRDASHGMVRTEIRCANCGGHLGHVFPDGPKPTGLRYCINGHSMVFEPV; encoded by the coding sequence ATGAGCGATCTGACACCCCCCAAAGTGAACAAGAGCGATGCCGACTGGCGTGAACAGCTGACGCCGGAGCAATATCACATTCTGCGCGAGCACGGCACGGAGCGCCCTTTTACCGGTCCCTATTGGAACTCCACCGAAAAAGGCCTCTACCGCTGTGCCGCCTGTGACGAGCCGCTATTCCTCTCCGACACCAAGTTCGATGCCGGCTGCGGCTGGCCGAGCTATTTCGAGCCGATCAAACCGGACGCGGTGACCGAACTGCGCGACGCCAGCCACGGCATGGTGCGCACCGAAATCCGCTGCGCCAATTGCGGCGGCCATCTCGGCCACGTTTTTCCGGACGGCCCGAAGCCGACCGGACTGCGTTACTGTATCAATGGGCATTCGATGGTGTTCGAGCCGGTTTGA
- a CDS encoding Na+/H+ antiporter subunit B — protein sequence MNTLILRTVAPVITSLMVLFSIFVLLRGHNEPGGGFIGGLIAVSALAIYGIAYGVAAVRRAIVFHPLAIAGAGLLMAMLSGLVSIAVGVPFMTGLWVYPSLFSVEVPLSTVMSFDIGVYLVVVGAITSIALALEERESD from the coding sequence ATGAATACGCTCATTCTGCGCACCGTCGCCCCGGTCATCACCAGCCTCATGGTGCTCTTCTCGATCTTCGTGCTGCTGCGCGGCCATAACGAGCCGGGTGGCGGTTTCATCGGCGGGCTGATCGCCGTTTCGGCGCTGGCGATCTATGGCATCGCTTATGGCGTGGCGGCTGTCAGGCGCGCCATCGTGTTTCATCCGCTCGCGATTGCAGGAGCGGGTCTGCTGATGGCGATGCTGTCCGGCCTCGTTTCGATTGCTGTCGGCGTGCCGTTCATGACCGGGCTTTGGGTCTATCCGAGCCTGTTTAGCGTTGAAGTGCCGCTTTCCACCGTCATGTCCTTCGATATCGGGGTCTATCTCGTTGTGGTCGGCGCCATCACCTCCATTGCCCTGGCTCTGGAAGAAAGGGAAAGCGACTGA
- a CDS encoding putative monovalent cation/H+ antiporter subunit A, which produces MTSDVTALTFLSLFLPFLAALAAPVLVKRFGHNAAWVLALAPGLAFVHFALMLPEIAAGGVITGGYAWVPSFNLSFSWFIDGLSLTFALLITGIGLLIVLYAGGYMKGHPQQGRFLSFLLLFMGAMLGVVVSDSLLMLFVFWELTSITSFLLIGFDHERPASRRAALQALVVTGGGGLLLLAGLIFIWDISGMTQLSMLVRGGDILRDSPFYLAALLLVLGGAFTKSAQFPFHFWLPNAMEAPTPVSAYLHSATMVKAGVYLLMRLNPVLGDTAAWQILLPFFGGLTMLTGALLAVRQTDLKLMLAYTTVSSLGLLVMLTGFGSDHAIEAAVLYLVAHSLFKGALFMVAGIIDHETGTRDVTKLGGLRKAMPVTFAAALAAAISMAGLPPFFGFLAKEEIYYALAHGNPRAVLFTGIAILGNALMFAVAFAVGLKPFLGKPVKTPKHAHEGPLLLWLGPALLALKGLTIALFSGIAHFYISIPMASAIAGEPRPVEISLIPHIGVPLGLSLLTIALGIVLYTQLVPLRSLVDRTFKALGAGPDRGFDVFIEALVKISFHVTRLIQPGRLEFYVTATFAVIAAVLLVPLFLYGELPAMPSWPHDIQIHELTFIAIAVVGLVAVLTASSRLTAIIALGIQGFAVAVIFLLFGAPDLSFTQFMVETLSVVILTLVMTRLRLSPSDHRGLGQKLLDSTIAIACGTGFALFLMRATQASFDNRLTDFYNTYSKVIAHGANVVNVIIVDFRGTDTLGEIAVVMITGLAILALIRIRPAASVKGPVKTTKKKKGVQA; this is translated from the coding sequence ATGACATCAGATGTCACAGCGCTGACATTCCTGTCGCTGTTTTTGCCGTTTCTGGCAGCACTTGCCGCACCGGTGCTGGTGAAAAGGTTTGGGCACAATGCCGCCTGGGTGCTGGCGCTTGCGCCGGGTCTGGCCTTTGTGCATTTCGCGCTGATGCTGCCCGAAATCGCAGCGGGCGGCGTGATTACCGGCGGTTATGCCTGGGTGCCGAGCTTCAATCTCAGCTTTTCCTGGTTCATCGATGGCCTGTCGCTGACCTTCGCTTTGCTGATCACCGGCATCGGCCTGCTGATCGTGCTTTATGCCGGCGGCTATATGAAAGGTCATCCGCAGCAGGGCCGCTTCCTGTCCTTCCTGCTCTTGTTCATGGGAGCCATGCTGGGCGTCGTCGTTTCCGACAGCCTGCTGATGCTGTTCGTCTTCTGGGAGCTGACCTCCATCACCTCCTTCCTGCTGATCGGCTTCGATCATGAGCGCCCGGCCTCGCGCCGCGCCGCACTGCAGGCGCTGGTGGTGACGGGCGGCGGCGGTCTGCTGCTGCTTGCCGGGCTGATCTTCATCTGGGACATCAGCGGCATGACGCAACTGTCTATGCTGGTGCGCGGCGGCGATATATTGCGCGACAGCCCGTTTTATCTGGCGGCGCTGCTTCTGGTCCTCGGTGGCGCCTTCACCAAATCGGCGCAGTTTCCCTTCCATTTCTGGCTGCCCAACGCCATGGAAGCACCGACACCGGTTTCCGCCTATCTGCATTCGGCAACCATGGTGAAGGCCGGCGTCTATCTGCTGATGCGCCTCAACCCGGTTCTCGGAGACACGGCCGCATGGCAGATCCTGCTGCCCTTCTTCGGCGGGCTGACGATGCTCACCGGCGCGCTGCTGGCCGTGCGCCAGACCGATCTGAAGCTGATGCTCGCCTATACCACGGTGTCGTCGCTCGGCCTTTTGGTGATGCTCACCGGTTTCGGCTCCGACCATGCCATCGAGGCGGCCGTTCTTTATCTCGTGGCGCATTCGCTGTTCAAGGGCGCGCTGTTCATGGTCGCCGGCATCATCGACCACGAGACCGGTACGCGCGATGTCACGAAGCTTGGCGGCTTGCGCAAGGCCATGCCTGTCACCTTTGCGGCGGCGCTGGCGGCGGCGATTTCCATGGCTGGCCTGCCGCCATTTTTCGGCTTCCTCGCCAAGGAAGAGATTTATTACGCGCTGGCGCATGGCAATCCGCGCGCCGTGCTGTTTACCGGCATCGCCATTCTCGGCAATGCGCTGATGTTCGCGGTCGCCTTTGCGGTGGGGCTGAAACCCTTCCTCGGCAAGCCGGTGAAAACCCCGAAACACGCGCATGAAGGCCCGCTGCTGCTCTGGCTCGGCCCGGCGCTCCTGGCGCTGAAAGGGCTCACCATCGCGCTTTTTTCCGGCATCGCGCATTTCTACATCTCCATCCCCATGGCAAGCGCCATCGCCGGTGAGCCGCGCCCGGTGGAAATTTCGCTCATTCCCCATATCGGCGTGCCGCTCGGCCTGTCGCTGCTGACGATCGCGCTCGGCATCGTCCTTTATACGCAGCTTGTCCCCCTTCGCAGCCTGGTGGACCGCACGTTCAAGGCGCTGGGAGCCGGGCCGGACAGGGGTTTTGATGTCTTCATCGAAGCGCTGGTGAAAATCTCCTTCCACGTCACACGGCTCATTCAGCCCGGCCGGTTGGAGTTTTACGTCACCGCCACCTTCGCCGTCATCGCCGCCGTGCTGCTTGTGCCGCTGTTTCTTTACGGCGAACTTCCGGCGATGCCCTCTTGGCCGCACGATATTCAGATCCATGAACTGACCTTCATCGCCATTGCGGTGGTGGGGCTTGTTGCGGTGCTGACGGCGTCGAGCCGGCTCACCGCCATTATCGCGCTTGGCATTCAGGGCTTTGCGGTAGCGGTCATTTTCCTGCTGTTCGGTGCGCCCGACCTGTCGTTTACGCAATTCATGGTCGAGACCCTGTCGGTGGTCATTCTGACGCTGGTGATGACGCGGCTTCGCCTGTCGCCGTCGGACCATCGCGGTCTTGGCCAGAAGCTCCTGGACAGCACCATCGCCATTGCCTGCGGAACCGGCTTTGCCCTGTTCCTGATGCGGGCGACGCAAGCGAGCTTCGATAACCGCCTTACGGACTTCTACAATACCTATTCCAAGGTCATCGCCCACGGCGCCAATGTCGTGAACGTCATCATCGTCGATTTCCGCGGTACGGATACGCTGGGCGAAATCGCCGTGGTGATGATTACCGGTCTCGCCATCCTCGCGCTCATCCGCATCCGCCCGGCTGCGTCCGTCAAGGGGCCGGTAAAGACCACGAAGAAGAAGAAGGGAGTGCAGGCATGA